A segment of the Acidimicrobiia bacterium genome:
CCCTCCGTCGTCGCACTGCGGTCGAGCGGTAAAGCAATAAACCAGGGGTGGGGTGCCGATATGGCATCCCACCCCCTCTTTTGCTTTGACCATGCGGTATCTGCTTCTCTCTTTAGTGGTCGCCACGTCGGCGGCCTGTACGTATTCCACGGTTGATTCCTCAACCTCGACTACGACGCTTCAGCCGGTTGCTTCGACGACGACCCTGGGGCCAACGTCGACTCAAACGGTCGGCTCGGCAGCACCTTCACCGCTCGCCGAGCTCGTCGAACCAATCGGCTCGGCCGTGTACGACCCCGACCAGCTGTTCCAGGATCGTCCAGCGCCGGTTGGGTTGCACGTTCCAGCCATTGGAGTCAACGAGGCAGCGATTGTTCCGGTCGGCGTTCTGGACAATGGCGAGATGGAGATCCCCGGTGCCAAAGAAGTGGGCTGGTATCAGTACGGTCCGACGCCAGGTGAACCCGGTTCTGCGGTACTGGCCGCCCATATCGCC
Coding sequences within it:
- a CDS encoding class F sortase — encoded protein: MRYLLLSLVVATSAACTYSTVDSSTSTTTLQPVASTTTLGPTSTQTVGSAAPSPLAELVEPIGSAVYDPDQLFQDRPAPVGLHVPAIGVNEAAIVPVGVLDNGEMEIPGAKEVGWYQYGPTPGEPGSAVLAAHIAYNGRNGVFSKLTAISVGDSFEVAYDDGSYRSFVVTEVAQYGKTELPFDRIFSKDSDPGVVLITCGGTFNQSLRSYEDNVVVYGTPAPSSP